The Columba livia isolate bColLiv1 breed racing homer chromosome 2, bColLiv1.pat.W.v2, whole genome shotgun sequence genome includes the window GTTGGGTTGATGGTTAGATTCGACgatcttaaaggtattttctAACCAAAACGAgtctatgttttgttttgtgttttgttgtctAGTAATATAAGCAGATGCAGAACCTGCGCTGCCCGCTGTGTCCCCCCACCCACCCCGCGGGGGCGTGGCGACTCAGGGGGCGTGGCTTGAGGTCAAGCGGGCGCGGCTTACCAACAAAGGGGGCGTGGTCTGAAGCCGGGAGGGCGTGTGCAGCCACTCCGCTCCTTAAGCGCATGCGCCAGTTGCCGGAAGTGGTGGTGGGGGGACGGGCAGGTTATAGCGATGGCGGAGAAGTTCGACTCCCTGGAGGAGCACCTGGAGAAGTTCGTGGAGAACATTCGGCAGCTCGGCATTATCGTCAGCGActtccagcccagcagccaggctgggctcAACCAGAAATTGTGAGGGCGCTCCCCCTGACCCCCCTTTTCGTTGCCAGGCCGCGGGGCTCTTCCCGATCCCCCCCAACCCCACCAAATCTTGTGCCAAAACGACCTGTTTTCTCCTTACAGGAATTTCATGGTGACGGGCTTGCAGGATATCGACAAATGCCGGCAGCAGCTTCACGATATCAGCGTCCCCTTAGAAGTTTTTGAGTAAGTCGCGGTGTACGTGGAAGGGGAGGTGCAGCGGTCGGTGTGATCTGAGGTAGCGTGTGTTTTTTAGTGTggagggcaagtgtagagtcctgcatctgggcaggaacaaccccaggttccagtgtaagttggggaacgacctgttagcagtgtaggggaaagggacctgggggtcctggtggacagcaggatgaccatgagccagcactgtgcccttgtggccaggaaggccaatggcatcctggggtgaattagaaggggggtggttagtaggtcaagagaggttctccttcccctctactctgccctagtgagaccacatctggaatattgtgtccagttgtgagcccctcagttcaagaaggacagggaactgctggagagagtccagtgcagagccacgaagatgattaagggagtggagcatctcccttatgaggaaaggctgagagagctgggtctctttagcttgaagaagaggagattgaggggtgacctcattaatgtttataaatatgtaaagggtgagtttcatgaggatggaggcaggctcttcttggtgacaaccaacagtaagacaaggggtaatgggttcaaactggaacacaggagcttaaatatgagaagaaacttgttcatggtgagggtaacaggacactggaacaggctgcccatgaggattgtggagtctcctattctggagacattcaaaacccacctggacacattcctgtgtaacctcatctaagttgctgctctggcagggggattggactagatgatctttttgaggtcccttccaatccctaacagtctgtgattctgtggataTTTTCCCTGAGGACTGCTTCTTTCTTATACTCCATCTTCTGAATGCCTCATGAGAATGTGAGCAGCAGAAGGAGGTAAGAAGTATCTTCAGCCTGTGAGAAGGCGAAAATGCaagagaagtgaaaaaaagtgaaaaattacacatttgctttcatatatatatatatatatatatatataaattttttttttttttacaatttacaTTGTCTTTACATATGTAGGCAGTAATGTAGATTCTGCCAAATCTAGTGATTTAGTAAGTAAGCTTTCACTTTGGAAATACACTTTAACACTGGGTTAGAATCAAGATTTTGAAttgcacaggaaaataaatcaggCCAGTACTTAGGTGTTTAATTTCATTAGTGGCAATCTTCTTGTTGGCAGGGAGTAAgaacattaaaagcaaaatcatgAACGTGGAGGGACAGCTGTACAACACTGTTTTTATGATGTAGCCAAGCAGTTAATTTACTAGTGTTTCTTTTAAGTCCAAGTGTCACTGGTTTGTGATATTCTAATGTATTACTGGCTATACAGGACTTTTTTCAGTTGGGCTTCCATTCTATCTATAAATCTAGGATGACAGTCTGAAATGTTCTATTCTTTATTCAGCGATGGAATTTCCCTTTGTCAGGCACTTACATTGCAAATCAAAAGTACACATTATGTTTCCAAATACAGGTGtgttaatttttacttttgacTATGATAGGTTCCCTTCCTCTTCATTCTTGAATTGCTGGATGCCGTATTCCTATGTGCTTATTGCTTATCATGTAGCAACTGAGCTACTTTATGGTTAGTGCCCTTTCAGTTGCTTGGAAAAGAaccatctttcttcattcatgtGTACTTGTTGCCTGTGAGGAACTAGATAGATataagttttgtttgcttttaatgtgttgtttttttttccaaatctccAGGCTTTCTGGAAACAAAGATTTAAACCAGCATTCCAAGACGTGTGTTTGCTGGCCACAGCCTTGTTCTCCTTTTGAAAATGGCTGAGATAAACTGGAAAATGCATGGTTCAGATAACAGTAgtaacaaaaatacagcaaggTGAATAATTCTGTGCCTTGGAGAACATTCTAGTAGGAGTGTGATCATTTAAGTGTtatcttttgtattttcaggtACATAGATCAAGGCCGCAATCCTCAGCTTTACACGAAAGAGTGTCTGGAGCGAGCTTTGGCTAAAAATGAgcaagtaaaaggaaaaattgatACAATGAAGGTAAACTACAAATAATGAAAGTACTAACATAATAATGTACTTGATaagtttttacttttctgtaaaTATGTGGGTCTTTCACTTGTGCAGTTATTAAATTCCCCTGTTAGGTGTTTTGTATTGGGAATTGCTCTTCATCCCTGTATCTTAATTGACGTTAATACAGCTGATTCTAGAAAGGAAACATGTAATTCATCCCACAGTTGGAGATACAGATGTcgctgtgattttattttggttAAAGTTGTATGTAGCGCTGcagatttttatattctttttgaATactagtgtgtatgtcacactGTTATAGATCTGTAACTGTGATGTGAGTAAATTTAGgaataagaaaaacagaagagatatttttttGAGTCTTGAGTGGATCTTAAAGTATTAAAATGTCAAACATGCTATATAAGCATCACTTAATCTTTATAAAGTTACTTAAAATGTACACAAGTATTTAGGCATTTCTGAGCTCTTACTTTAATCTCGTATGAACCAAGTGTCCTGCTCTGTTGCTTAACTGCTGGATTTACTGCTGAAAAATACAATCAGAAAAGGAAGTTTAGTGACATTTGAGAAAGGGCTGTTTGTGTTTCAGAACGTTCATTGGCTGAACATAAAATTAATGTGGAGGATGGCAATTTGTGCTGCAGAATGTGAATACAGCTGTATATGTTCtaagtttctctttcttttgataTGCTCCGTGGTTGTAAAAGTTGTAGGAAGAATGAATGTATCTCTGAGCCAGGCGTGAGTTGCATTTCGGAGGTGGAGGAGATTCCATATCAAATCAAGGGGATGTGTCCTTTATCACCTTTGCTTAATAAGGTCAGACAGATATTGATGCACCAGAGCTTACCAGAGAGGTCCAATTACAATGtatttcttatttgaaaatactggTTAATttatgagaaattaaaatattttttgcttgcCTGGTGTTTTCCTAGTGGATTTCACTTTATCTGAATTTTGTAAACATTactttctgtgtttgtgtgtgtggttttgagGGGGTTTTTTGGGTACTGTTCTCTCAGATCACTGAAATGTAATACCGTGTATGCAAACATTTCTGATAATCCGATAACATTGCTTGATGAGATCTAAATAAATTGTGCAGATGATGTAtacactgttttttctctttccagaaaTTTAAAAGTCTGTTAATTCAAGAACTGACGAAGGTGTTCCCAGAAGACATGGCAAAGTACAAAGCTATTCGAGGAGAAGATCCTTCTCCTTAAGTTGGCCTTCGATAGCTCTAAAAATTTCAATTCCATAAGCAGACACGACTCTATAAAAACATTGATTGTAGAGAGGGTAAATCCAAGCCTTTGTAACAACTGTACTGAAAATGGCAGCAGTGGTCTGTAAAGGTGCTTGGTGATTGCTGATGGTTCTGGTCTGGGGCTACTGAACCTTTCTGAAGACTTTTACTCAAAGATTACACTTGAAACTTCCAATGGTAATCTGTTCCTCCTTCTTGAAAGGTTTTGGAGATGTACATGCCTACAGGTTGTCAATACATAGCATTTCCCACAAAGTGCATTGCTGGAGcagaaaatgtatattttttgtcttctgaacaGTGTGCTCCAGGATTGTGGGCTCATCTGTTTTTAAGAGAAATGTGTTtgttaaactttatttttcatttttttattacagtACAAACAGTTTACTGCTTTCACCTTGCCAAATTCTGCTGAACAGGAGCCTGTCAAAGGCTGCAGTTCCTGTGTGTCATAATGAATTGCAGCCAAGAAAACCTTCAGATGCTCTTGTTTTGTTCCATGAGCTGCAGTGCAGATGGCTGAGGTTATAGAAAGCGAGTGTATTTGGGGACTAGCACCTCAATGTTAATATTTTGTATAGTATTTAATGTAagcttttgtttaatttgattCATTTTCTGTAAGCAGTTTGaataataaattgaaaaataaaattaatttaacatttttctgttgtatGCTATGCTTTCGAGAATGAACTGAAAGCTATGAAAAACAGCGCATTCCTCAGTCTTACAATGatagaaataaaatgtgtgtCACAACTTGGCTGTTAAAAGCTTATGTCCCTTTCAGTACCTGAAGCAAGAGATTTTGGGGATCAGTGGTTGTCCCCATGTTTCTGATCAGCTGCAGACCTGTGTGAAACCTGTAACTGTTCATATGTAGTCACAACATAAAGGAGTGTCTTGGGTTCACTACCTAAGGGTGTAGTGCATGTACAGACAACTGGTTTTACAGTGGAAGCAGGAGGACAGGACCTGTTTTAATCTTGGGAGATTTTGAAACTTGAACTGTTTGTGATTGCATTTGCCCTTCCAGATGTAACTTGACTTTTTTTGCACCAGCAAATGAATGTATTACTTTGCTAACTCTCAGTTAACAAATTGGGCAGTATCTCCAAAATAGCACTATATGCATGTGCTCTAGAGCAGACCTGCTTAGTCAATTAAAGACATTGACGGGGATTTTGCTGTGTTCAAGTTGTTGGTGCCATAGTTCCCACACCTGAAGTACTGTCTGTGTTTAGTTACCCAGCTGAAGCAACCCAATGCCAGCCCAAGCTTTGGCGTAACAAAAGGAAATCCAGAAAATTAGGTGTTCCTcagggttagttctttaagaCTTGTTACCTGGCAGTCTAAGTTGATTTAATTGCTGCCTGATATTATCCTGCCTTAGTCTGAACACTTGTTTGTCCTTGTATTTGCTCTACTGCTAATCACACTTTTCCCTTCACAGTTGTGCTGTACTAACGTGGGCAGGAAAcagcaataaagaaaaagccCTTCCTGGGGTAGACAGCCAAACTAGACAtcctgcagaggtcccttccaaccagtTTTTGTGCTATTTGTTACAATGCTATCACCTTATCACAATGGGAGGTTATTGATGTCTTGGTCTCAatactgagggtttttttgttgcgGTGTGCTGCGGATGACAGTAGATACTTAACCAGTGCAGGGACTTTTGCTTTTAGGTAGTGCCAGTTGTGATTAGCACCCATGCCTGTAGGTGAAGCACTGAAGAAATGCTGCAAGaggcttttttatttgcttttcaacaCGTTAGACTGTGAGCATAAATGGTTttagaatagaatatttcagttggaaggaaCTGATGAtcatcatctagtccaactgcctgaccagcACTGACCAAGTTATGTCACGTCAGTAAGAGTGTTGTCCAAGTGCTTCTTAAACACTGATAGGCTTGGGGCATTGGCTACTTCTCTAATAAGccagttccagtgtttgaccaccctctcagtgaatAAATGCCCAAATAAAAGTCTGAAGTCCTCACAGGACatgccttccagcccttccaccagctttgttgccctctgaacacattcaaggaccttcacatccttcCTACATGGTGGGGCACGGAGccgcacacagcactcaaggctCCACCAATGCTGAATACAGTGGGATAATCGCCTCTTCTGACTGGCTGCttatgctgtgtttgatgcactcAAGATGTTTTAAAGATGTTTGGAATCAGAAACAGTTTAAATTATGTGCAAAGTCAAGTTTACTTTGCAACAAAGGTGAGGCACCTGGAAGAAATGAACTTTCAAGGTGATTCTGTCTGTGTGGTGCATCTTCCCTATACATTTCTAAGCCTGTTGCGTTCAGTGGGTATCTATGTACCTGTTTGCAATTCCTTACACTAACTAGGATTTGTCCCCTGGTACCTTTAGAGACATTAACGTTGCTACATAAGAGCAAGGCTTTCTACTGGGGGAGACCTTATCTTTATGattatttaatttaagaaaaaatacttagatttatgttctgcttcttcctttggGTCAACTCCTTTGCTGTGATGCCATTCAAAACCACTTAGTTTATAATTTTTGGTTTAAAGACAATATTTTACAAAGTAGTCCTCATTTTCAAATTAGTTTTTACAGATGTGGTTACTTTGAGTTTTGGGCCTAGTGTTTTAATTTATAACAGTATCGCACAATGGCTGTTACTGTGAAAATACAATCACAGTATTTACATTCTATAACAGATGTTGTGTGGAGCTTAGCTTTACATATTTCTCCATCAGTTTATATGCTGACCAGGTCTGTGTTGATCAATTCAGAGCTAATGAGCTTTAAtatggtatatttttttttttgtaatgtctTCTTCCCATATCTATATCCCATGCTGTATATTCATTAGAAACTAATAACGGATTAGTAGAGCTTATAATGTATGGATTTACTCCTACTGCTGACAGGAAAAGAAGGCGTGAGAAGGACAGGGATACTCTTATATGTGCGCTGGAAAGAGCATTTGTTCCTTGAATACGAAAACACTGAACAGAATTCAAAATTTAACTTTCTgaatcttaaatatttttgtgtgtgctgaaaatttgttttccttaacagAGAAAACCCAAGTTCTGTGTGTTGTTTCAATGCGTCacagctgctctctgcctgcTATGCAGCTGAATCGGTTCTCCACAGCCTCGCTACTTCCCACCTCCTCAAGAGCACCAGCAGGGTAGGGCAACATGAGATGTTTTTGGCAGAGGATGGTGAAAGAGAAACTCCACTCACAGACTCTGTGAATTTTCTATGCTTTGGTGGGCTCAGTGTAGGAAGCCCTTGAAATTAGGTGAGTTGTCCAGTAAGCGTCCTTTCTGTCTCAGTTACAGTGTTCATGTCACTCCACAGGAATCCCCATGTGCTTTTGCGTTAGGAGGTCCCCTGTACCTTGTGGACAATTAATTTATAGTATAAATTACAGCTATAATTTACAAGTATAAATTACaagtataataataatagtataATTTCAGTTAATTTATAGTATAAAGGGTAATATTTTCCTTAGGCTCTGCATTTCCTTCTGCAtcttgcttttctcctccatcCTGTAAGCATTGTCACCTGATCATATTTAGTGGGCATTAATGTAGAATATAGTATTTGTACAGTTTGCCAAAACTATacaaagtattattttctttcagcattttgtGATGAACGAGcaggccttttcaaacaattgttTTGTCCATTTTGGCCAGTGCATCTTTTTTAACTGCTTTTAGCTGTAGGAGTGAATCTGCTGCTGGCTTCTCTGTGGGCTATGAGCCCTACCTCCACAAGCTCCTCTTCTGCAAGGCAGGGCAAGCAAAGGGGATGGAGCAAAACATAGCCGGGCTCCTGCAAGCACACGGGTACGCTCTCTGTGGCACGCAGTCAGGGTCTCTCCTGAGTGACACTCAGGTCTGACAGGCCGGCTGTGGGGTAGGCCAGCCCTGGCCAGCTCCTCTTTGATGGCCTTGGCCATCCCTAATTTTGGTGGACAATAAGggcttgtgttgtttttttttttctccccacagtTTCTGCAGCCAGGTTTATAAACAGCGTTGTGCCTGTCAGCAGCCAGCTGGGCCCTCGTcagtgctccagcagcagcatcagccacagctgagcaattGTGGCCCCCTCTAGATCACCTGTGAAGTGATGAGTAAGCCATCAGGGTGCTGGTCGTGGTCCATACAGGGAGTGACAGTCAGAGGCTGTTGGTGAGAGCCAGGATATTACAGCTGCTGAACAGTTAATGCCTGCCAGGCAAGTCCTTGAGCAGGCAGTGAAGATGAGCTGCATCTGGTttaggtgctggagagagtgcagagcaGGGCGACAAGGCTGGtaaggggtctggagcacaagtctgatgaggagcggctgagggaaatggggctgtttagcctggagaaaaggaggctgaggggagacctttaGTACTCGAggtaggttatggttggactcaatgatcctgagggacttttccaactgaaatgattctatgattctgttatcactctctacaactacctgaaaggaggttataGCATGGCaggtgtcagtctcttctcccaagtagcaaatgataggaccagaggaaatggcctcaagttgcgccaggggaggtttagattggatattaggaaacatttcttcatggaaagggttgcaaagcattgaaacaggctgcccagggaagtggtggagtcaccatccatgtTTGAGAGGCAtctagacaaggttcttagggacatggtttaatgcccgagttaggttatggttggactcgatgatcgtaagggtcttttccaaacaaatgtttctatgattctatatccCCACCCAATACccggtgtagggtttggggacCTGTGGAACCAGCATCACGCTGGGTGCAGGAGATGTTAAGGAGGCTGAAGATCTGCAATCTGCCTCTGTGTGCTGGCCATAGCTTCCTGCAGGATTTGGAGATAAGTCTGTAGTTGTGGGGGAGCCATGGGATGCAAGCACTTCCACAGCTGTAGCACCATAAATATGTGTGAAATGTCTGCTCTGTGAACGTATAGTTTGTTATTGTCATTGGTTAATAAAATAAGTACCCAACACTGGCCAAAATGAAGGTGGTTACCCTCCTAACACTGATGTCTGTGCTTGTTGGTGGGAGGAAGGTCCCTGTTTCGAAGAGAGGTGATTTGCATGTAACGCATGGACCATCTACTTCCTCTGGATATCGAGGTGGCCACGGGAAACATGGTGACTGGGATAGTTAGTGGAGATGGAGGATTAGGGAATAAAATCCTGTAATGATGGGAGCCCAGCGGCGTGTGTTTCATGGGAAATCCGTCCATGTgagaaagcctttttttttttctgtctttggggATACATACatcaggaatattttaaaaaaaacaacaaccaaacagaaaaaatgctaATTCATCAAGTTTCATGTTCTGCTCGGATCCAGTTCTAAATTTACAGTGCTTTcttattctgttattttatgGTTGCTTTACTTAATATTTCTAGGCTAGCCATGCAAATTATGCCATTATTGCAACTGCCCGAAACAGTCCATATTTAGCAAAATATGGAAGAGAGGTAACTTGTAATTTATGTATGTTTTAGAGACGAAAGGGTAGCTGGAATAAGTGCATTTGAGTTTAAAGTGTAGAATGAGAATTGCTAGAAACAACagtgtttgccattttcagttgcatATGTAACACAGAAGTCTAAGCTATTTTTTATCTAGTCTGTTAATTAGTTCTCTGAAAAGGAATATATGTATGAACTACATTGATGTATGCACTGGTTAGATGATCACCTTCAAGACATTTGTTGGAGGAGAATGTTATGTTTGCTCTTTTCCATTCTGTTACCTGGATTGCATGGTTGGAGGTGATCTggaattctgtttaaaaataacatcaaaatAACATCAGCCAGGCAACAAAgcatctaaaatatttaaaaggcaaTACAAATTTATCTAAAATAAAGGTATGAAAGCTTATGAGCATTCAGAATTTCAAGTGTACCCTTGAATTTTAGTAAGCTTTTGGAAATAATATGGAATATGTAATTACAGGTAACTGCTTAAATTTTTAACCATTATCCcttttatatgaaataaagAGATACTAGGTAATGCTGCAGAGCACATGCTTCTTGAAGATGGAGAATATGCTCCTGTACTCCATTTAGGATGAACAAAGAcagtataaaattattttgctcaGACTTGAAAAGAAATGGACcaagaatcacaggatggtttgggttggatggggcctctggagatcatctagtccaacccacctgctaaagcaggttcacccagagcagatccaggcgggttttgaatgtctccagagaaggagactccacagcctctctgggaagcctgttccagggctctggcacccactaagtaaagaagtttctcctcatattcagatggaacctcctatgcttcagtctgcccgttgtccctcatcctatcgttgggcaccactgaaaggagtctggtcccatcctcttgacacccacccttgagatattgatgagatcccctctcagccttctcttctctgggctgaacagacccagcagAACGTGCCAAGGATTTTACTGCGTGTTGAGGTTCATCAGCCTCTCTGTCCCTTTGTCTACTGGAAGTAGAAGCAGTTGTGTGCCCAGCCTTCCGCAGCCTCTTTTTCTTAGGCTTCCCAATATAGAATATCTAACTTAAAGCTGTGAAGTCTAACAGGTAAAGACGGACCTGTTACAGGCGCTACATGCTGCAACTGATGGGCTCACAGCTCTTGCTGGGTTTTTTCGTGCAGATTTGTTGTTGGCCAGTTCTCAGAGTAAGATGAAGCAACCTGTGACTGTCACACCATTCAGGAGAGAGTCTCTTGATGCAAACAGTCATCTCAGGCAGAGCAGTTTGGTTTTCATTGATTTACCTTTCTGATTCAGTTTCTTGGTAAAGCACT containing:
- the MED10 gene encoding mediator of RNA polymerase II transcription subunit 10, with product MAEKFDSLEEHLEKFVENIRQLGIIVSDFQPSSQAGLNQKLNFMVTGLQDIDKCRQQLHDISVPLEVFEYIDQGRNPQLYTKECLERALAKNEQVKGKIDTMKKFKSLLIQELTKVFPEDMAKYKAIRGEDPSP